A stretch of Salvelinus namaycush isolate Seneca chromosome 42, SaNama_1.0, whole genome shotgun sequence DNA encodes these proteins:
- the LOC120034993 gene encoding programmed cell death protein 4-like, with protein sequence MATEVETWTTVQKHDGVLSFDDDVDMDHPYCDEDEAALEAEVNGNWTPQEKALHEARLKAKAKRRVRKSSSRSESLSESLSGELADGDSHSPKGKVPAPNDRKSRTGKGRGLPKKGGAGGKGVWGAAGMVYEVEEPDVKDPNYDEIAQGDTVYATVVPELDERELEKTVNPIVQEYFEHGDTKEVQMLLRELNLGHHKYEFSSLAVSLSLEGKASHRELTSRLLRDLVGKELSESDMSRAFDKILKELPDLMLDTPEAPQMLGQFIARAIADHALPMAFLDRYKGKVDCDHARAALDRAAVLLSMKREMVRLDNVWGVGGGLRPVKHLVKEMNLLLKEYLVSGEVKEAERCLRDLEVPHFHHELVYEAVVMVLESKGDTAVKMMCKLLQAFWKIGLVTVDQMNRGFQRVYDELPEINLDVPHAHSIMESFTDLCYQESVITKQLRDSCPSRGRKRFVSEGDGGLIKN encoded by the exons GGGTGTTATCCTTTGACGACGATGTGGATATGGACCATCCCTATTGCGATGAGGACGAGGCGGCGCTCGAGGCGGAGGTGAACGGCAACTGGACGCCACAGGAGAAGGCGCTCCACGAGGCGCGGCTCAAGGCCAAGGCCAAGCGGCGTGTGCGCAAATCGTCATCCCGCAGCGAGTCGCTGTCAGAGTCGCTGTCGGGTGAACTGGCCGACGGCGACTCCCACAGCCCCAAGGGCAAAGTGCCCGCCCCCAACGACCGCAAGTCCAGGACAGGCAAGGGCCGGGGCCTGCCTAAGAAAG GTGGCGCAGGGGGTAAAGGTGTATGGGGAGCAGCAGGTATGGTGTACGAGGTAGAGGAACCAGATGTCAAGGACCCCAACTACGACGAGATTGCACAG GGAGACACCGTGTATGCCACTGTTGTTCCAGAGCTGGACGAGAGGGAACTGGAGAAGACCGTCAACCCCATCGTACAGGAGTACTTTGAGCACGGGGACACAAAAGAAGTCCAG ATGCTGCTGAGGGAGCTGAACCTGGGCCACCACAAGTACGAGTTCTCCAGCCTGGCTGTGTCCCTGTCTTTGGAGGGCAAGGCCAGCCACCGGGAGCTCACCTCCAGGCTGCTCCGTGACCTGGTCGGCAAGGAGCTCTCGGAGTCCGACATGTCCCGCGCCTTCGACAAGATCCTCAAAGAGCTGCCCGACCTTATGCTGGACACGCCAGAGGCTCCACAG ATGCTGGGACAGTTTATTGCCCGTGCCATCGCGGACCACGCTCTACCTATGGCATTCCTGGACCGCTACAAAGGCAAGGTGGACTGCGACCACGCTAG AGCCGCGTTGGACCGCGCGGCGGTGCTCCTCTCCATGAAGAGGGAGATGGTGCGGCTAGACAACGTGTGGGGTGTGGGCGGCGGCCTCAGACCTGTCAAACACCTCGTCAAAGAG ATGAACTTGCTGCTGAAGGAGTACCTTGTatcgggagaggtgaaggaggcggAACGCTGTCTGCGTGACCTAGAAGTACCTCACTTCCACCACGAGCTTGTCTATGAG GCTGTTGTCATGGTGCTGGAGTCCAAGGGGGACACGGCCGTCAAGATGATGTGTAAGCTCCTCCAGGCCTTCTGGAAGATTGGCCTCGTCACAGTGGACCAGATGAACCGG GGCTTCCAGCGTGTGTACGACGAGCTGCCAGAGATCAACCTGGACGTGCCCCACGCCCACTCCATCATGGAGTCCTTTACGGACCTCTGCTACCAGGAGTCTGTTATCACCAAACAGTTGAGAGACTCCTGTCCCTCCAG GGGGCGGAAGCGGTTTGTGAGTGAGGGAGACGGGGGCCTGATCAAGAACTAG